TTTCAAATAATTCGGGTTGTGGAGGTGCCGCGCTTTCCCGCCGTCGATATGGCGAAACAGTGGGGCGGATTAATACCAGTTTTCCTCACTGGTTTTGCGATAATTTTAAGCGGTATAATGAGCGCGAAGACGATTTGCCCGTTGACCAGCATTTGCTCATTGCGCTGATGGCGCCTCGCCCGGTTTATGTTGCCAGTGCAGAAGAAGATAGATGGGCGGATCCAAAGGGGGAGTTTTTGGGCGCGAAACACGCCGATGCAGTTTATCGTCTGTTGGGAACAGATGGTCTGGCTGCTGAAAATATGCCGCGTGTTCACAAGCCGGTCACGAGTCGAATTGGGTATCATATTCGCGCAGGTGGGCACGCAGTGACGGATTACGATTGGGATCGGTATATAGATTTTGCCGATAAACATTGGCAGTGAAGTTCGACGAGTGGTTGAACAGAAAGGAATAGTTATGGCAACTCAAACAGAGCGATCTTACGCGCTCAAAGCGGTGCCGGGATTTTCTTCGTCTTATTCGGGTATTCAGATTGCAGCGCAGACGTCGGATAATACGAGTGATGAAGATTTGCAGTTTATGCAGCAACTCGGCGTGGAATGGATGATGGTGGGCGTTGACGACCAGGAGAATCAGAATGCCGATTATTACAAGGCGTTGAAAGCGCGGTTTGCAAAATACGATTTGCAGATTTATCGCATTGCCAATCGCAGTGTACACAATATGCCCGAAGTGACCCTGAATTTGCCGGGGCGCGATGAGAAGGTCGAGGAATTTATCACTTTTATTCGCAATCTGGGAGAGGCGGGTATTCCGTACAATACGTATGCACACATGGGCAATGGGATCTGGAGTTCGGGGCGCACAACGCGGCGCGGAGGCATGGATGCGCGGACACTCGATATCGAGAATGCCACAGGGCATTGGGACGGTCAGATTTTTGAGGGCGAATTGACACATGGGCGGGTTTATAGCGAAGACGAGCTTTGGGAGAATTACGAGTACATGATTCGCAAGGTCGCGCCTGTTGCCGAGGAATCAGGTGTTTATATCGGCATTCATCCCGATGATCCTCCGGTGTATCCTCTGGGCGGGATTCCGCGCTGTATGTTTGGCAATTTTAAGGGGTACAAGCAGGCGATGGATATTGCGGATAGTCCAAATATCGGGGTTTGTTTGTGCGTGGGGTGCTGGCTCGAAGGGGGTAAGGAAGGCATGGGCGTGGATGTGATTGAGGCTATTCACTATTTTGCCAGCCGCAAGAAGTTGTTTAAGGTGCATTTTCGCAATGTTTCAAATCCGATGCCAGAGCCGTGGGCAGAGACTTTGATGGACGATGGGTACCAGGATATGCATGCGGTGATGAAAGCACTGCGGGAGGTGGAATTTGACGGGGCGATTATTCCCGATCATATTCCGCAGATTCTGGGAGGTCATCGCGCGGGGGTGGCGTATTCGATTGCCTATATGCGCGCGCTGGTTCAAGCCGTGAATAACGAAGTGGGTTAGGGATTACGGTCCACGTTTGCCTGTCGCGATGATTGTACCGGCGGGCAATAATGCGTCAAGTCGGTTTGGCAGGTCGTCGCCGATGCTGTGCAGCCAGGTCATGAGTTGGTCGCGCAGGCCATTTTCTGCGGTTGATATGTGGGGTTGCCCACTCAGGTTTTTCATTTCGTGTGGGTCGGTTTGAAGGTCGTAAAATTCGTCAATGTCTTGCGGGTTCCACACGTATTTGTATCGTTCGTTGCGAATGGCGCGCACTTCAAAGCTGTAACCGTTGTAGCGATAGTAGGTGCCATAGGCGATTTGCGGCCAGTCTGGAGGACGGTTTTGCGTCCCGACGAGTGGGAGAAGGTTGCGGCCCTCGCGCGGTTGGTCAGCGGATGGTTCGGCGCGAATGAGAGAGAAGAGGGTTTCGCCGATGTCGAGTAATGAGACATAAGCATCCTGGGTTGCAGGCGGTGTGTTGGGCGCGCGGATGATGAGCGG
This sequence is a window from Gemmatimonadota bacterium. Protein-coding genes within it:
- a CDS encoding TIM barrel protein, producing the protein MATQTERSYALKAVPGFSSSYSGIQIAAQTSDNTSDEDLQFMQQLGVEWMMVGVDDQENQNADYYKALKARFAKYDLQIYRIANRSVHNMPEVTLNLPGRDEKVEEFITFIRNLGEAGIPYNTYAHMGNGIWSSGRTTRRGGMDARTLDIENATGHWDGQIFEGELTHGRVYSEDELWENYEYMIRKVAPVAEESGVYIGIHPDDPPVYPLGGIPRCMFGNFKGYKQAMDIADSPNIGVCLCVGCWLEGGKEGMGVDVIEAIHYFASRKKLFKVHFRNVSNPMPEPWAETLMDDGYQDMHAVMKALREVEFDGAIIPDHIPQILGGHRAGVAYSIAYMRALVQAVNNEVG